One Funiculus sociatus GB2-C1 DNA window includes the following coding sequences:
- a CDS encoding lysylphosphatidylglycerol synthase transmembrane domain-containing protein, with protein sequence MKKIWSTLKPYLRWVILGATLFFLAKALKDNWREVAAIQITGNGWTCLVIAFLITLLAHTWSGWVWSWILQSFHQPVQPRWVIQVYLKTNLAKYLPGNVWHYYGRIVAVTSHGGSLGAATLSVVLEPLLMVAAALLIALIGSQSQNWGLQVLSLAVVLLGVHPRILNPLMQLASKLKGKRKIEQPTSPQAEEIGFPAPNQESLIQQKETSFRLERYPLLPLLGEIGFLLLRGTGFLFAMQALVAINSSQIPMLLSAFSLAWLLGLVVPGAPGGIGVFEATALALLRQQFSPAILISVVALFRMVSILAEVAAAGLASLVKN encoded by the coding sequence ATGAAAAAAATTTGGTCAACTCTAAAGCCATACTTGCGCTGGGTAATTCTCGGCGCGACGTTGTTTTTTTTAGCGAAAGCTCTGAAAGACAACTGGCGAGAGGTTGCAGCAATTCAGATTACTGGTAATGGATGGACTTGTTTAGTGATCGCGTTTTTAATTACCTTACTTGCTCACACTTGGTCTGGATGGGTATGGAGTTGGATTCTACAATCCTTCCACCAACCTGTTCAACCCCGATGGGTAATCCAGGTTTATCTCAAAACCAACCTTGCTAAATATTTACCAGGAAATGTCTGGCACTACTACGGGCGCATCGTGGCGGTGACGTCGCATGGTGGCTCTTTAGGTGCAGCAACTCTCAGCGTGGTACTAGAACCTCTGCTGATGGTTGCGGCGGCTTTACTAATTGCCTTGATAGGTAGTCAATCCCAAAATTGGGGCTTGCAAGTTCTCAGTTTGGCTGTCGTTTTGCTTGGCGTTCATCCCCGGATTTTGAACCCACTGATGCAGTTGGCGAGCAAGTTGAAGGGAAAAAGAAAAATAGAGCAACCCACAAGTCCACAAGCAGAGGAAATAGGATTCCCAGCCCCTAATCAAGAGTCCCTAATTCAACAAAAAGAAACTTCTTTTCGGCTAGAACGCTATCCCCTGTTACCATTGTTGGGAGAAATTGGCTTTTTGCTATTGCGCGGTACTGGCTTTTTGTTTGCGATGCAGGCGCTTGTGGCTATCAATTCCAGTCAAATACCAATGCTGTTAAGTGCTTTTAGTCTGGCGTGGCTTTTGGGCTTAGTTGTACCGGGCGCTCCTGGGGGGATTGGGGTATTTGAAGCAACTGCTTTGGCACTCTTGAGGCAACAGTTTTCTCCCGCTATTCTTATTAGTGTCGTTGCCTTGTTCCGCATGGTAAGTATTTTGGCGGAAGTAGCAGCTGCGGGACTAGCATCGTTGGTGAAAAATTAA
- a CDS encoding DUF6658 family protein: MKHLTTFFKKLRFGQIVTIFFAGVLLMVSTACNNGDNLGARPSNPPVQMGGNNNPHANGGDGYTNYKMSTDPSVKNQTAKPNRAEINTFNQLIATNKDSEILYPGAETPAGRIAKENELPIKTAKDFVQPEPGGLNQRNPDLGERVGNRLEKVGETFKEATEFVKEKADEAGARPEAQSNPALHK, from the coding sequence GTGAAACACTTAACTACTTTCTTTAAAAAACTACGCTTTGGTCAAATAGTGACCATCTTTTTCGCAGGTGTGTTGCTCATGGTAAGCACAGCTTGCAATAACGGTGACAACTTAGGTGCGCGTCCAAGTAATCCTCCCGTGCAAATGGGAGGTAACAACAACCCGCACGCAAATGGTGGAGATGGGTACACAAACTACAAAATGTCTACTGATCCATCTGTAAAAAATCAAACAGCCAAGCCAAATCGCGCTGAGATTAATACATTCAATCAACTAATTGCCACCAATAAAGATTCTGAAATACTTTACCCAGGCGCAGAGACACCAGCGGGTAGAATAGCCAAAGAGAACGAACTACCAATAAAAACCGCCAAAGATTTCGTGCAGCCTGAACCCGGTGGACTAAATCAGCGTAATCCAGACTTAGGTGAACGAGTGGGAAATCGTCTGGAGAAAGTTGGGGAAACGTTCAAAGAAGCTACCGAATTTGTCAAAGAAAAGGCGGATGAGGCTGGTGCAAGACCAGAAGCCCAAAGCAACCCCGCTTTGCACAAGTAA
- a CDS encoding DUF6658 family protein, translated as MDRIIARIKSINLGKIITVFLSVIIMFVSTACNGGAQATTPARGKTADQIRHEVPSGAVTSEYKGGMNDYSDVDPRADFSDAQTKAKALIDKTERNVIDQTEDVGTNTKRILDKKGENAKDFGKNVNENAENAGDKAQKSARDFSKGTQRGIENIKDNAQDALSGANKSAARAADDVKQNASEVNQKAMRAADNVKDNSKDAGKNVLDSAKEAADKASSYVQNKTNEAVSGAKRAID; from the coding sequence ATGGACAGAATAATTGCACGAATTAAAAGCATCAATCTGGGCAAAATCATTACCGTCTTCTTGTCGGTAATCATCATGTTTGTTAGCACCGCTTGTAACGGTGGAGCGCAAGCAACAACCCCAGCTCGAGGCAAAACCGCAGATCAAATAAGACATGAAGTTCCTTCAGGTGCCGTAACGTCTGAATACAAAGGCGGGATGAACGACTATAGCGATGTAGATCCCAGAGCCGACTTCTCAGACGCACAAACCAAGGCTAAAGCTCTGATAGACAAAACTGAGCGCAACGTCATTGACCAAACTGAAGATGTAGGAACAAACACCAAGCGGATACTTGATAAGAAGGGTGAAAACGCCAAAGATTTCGGTAAGAATGTGAACGAAAATGCCGAAAATGCTGGCGACAAAGCTCAAAAATCAGCTCGTGATTTCTCTAAGGGAACACAGCGGGGTATTGAGAATATCAAGGACAATGCTCAGGATGCACTCTCTGGCGCGAATAAGTCAGCAGCGCGCGCAGCTGATGACGTTAAGCAAAATGCCTCAGAAGTGAATCAAAAAGCAATGCGGGCAGCTGACAACGTTAAGGACAATAGCAAAGACGCAGGCAAAAACGTACTTGACAGTGCCAAGGAAGCAGCTGATAAAGCTTCTAGTTATGTTCAGAACAAAACAAATGAAGCTGTTAGCGGTGCCAAACGCGCGATTGATTAG
- the larC gene encoding nickel pincer cofactor biosynthesis protein LarC has product MNKLAYLECPTGIAGDMCLGALVDAGVPLDYLIEKLDGLGMSHEYQLRAEKVHRNAQQATKVHVDLSVLDNGNGSQHQEHHHHHHEDDAHHHHHHEDAHPPTRRLPEIVQLINAAGLPLRVQASSLAVFRRLAEAEGAVHGIAPEEVLFHEVGATDAIVDIVGTCLGLDWLGIDELYCSALPTGGGTVRASHGVMPVPVPAVLKLWESRQVPVYSNGIDREMVTPTGAAIAVTLATSFGSPPPMTILRVGNGAGSRQLAIPNILRLWIGEFTGEMPALQTGDLSTPISIPQSPQLEMISVLETQIDDLNPQAIGYVFEALFEAGAVDVFTQSIGMKKSRPGVLLTVICHPEHLAACEAVLFRETTTLGIRRLMQQRSILQREIQQLETDIGLIRVKVAWSGSDGERAIANVQPEYEDCAALARANNLPWRQVHQLALDAWYSQHRAARGL; this is encoded by the coding sequence ATGAACAAGCTAGCTTATCTAGAATGTCCGACGGGAATTGCTGGTGATATGTGTTTGGGGGCGCTTGTAGATGCGGGGGTTCCCTTGGATTACCTGATAGAAAAGCTTGATGGTTTGGGGATGTCCCACGAGTACCAGTTACGAGCCGAAAAAGTCCATCGTAACGCTCAGCAAGCCACCAAAGTTCATGTAGATTTAAGTGTTCTGGATAATGGCAATGGGAGTCAGCACCAAGAACATCACCATCACCATCACGAGGATGATGCTCATCACCATCACCACCACGAGGATGCTCATCCCCCGACGCGGCGCTTGCCAGAAATTGTGCAGTTAATTAACGCCGCCGGGTTGCCTTTACGGGTGCAAGCATCGAGCCTGGCAGTGTTTCGACGACTGGCAGAGGCGGAAGGGGCGGTTCACGGTATTGCTCCGGAAGAGGTATTATTTCACGAGGTTGGGGCTACTGATGCCATTGTAGATATTGTGGGTACTTGCTTGGGTTTGGATTGGTTAGGGATTGACGAACTGTATTGTTCGGCACTTCCCACTGGTGGCGGTACGGTCAGGGCATCTCATGGTGTGATGCCAGTGCCAGTACCAGCGGTGCTGAAGTTGTGGGAATCCCGCCAGGTGCCAGTTTACAGTAATGGGATTGACCGGGAAATGGTGACACCGACTGGGGCCGCGATCGCAGTTACTCTTGCCACGAGTTTTGGTTCTCCGCCGCCAATGACTATTCTGCGTGTTGGTAATGGTGCTGGTTCCCGCCAGTTAGCGATTCCCAATATCCTACGTCTCTGGATTGGGGAATTCACAGGCGAGATGCCTGCGCTACAAACTGGGGATCTCTCTACCCCAATCTCTATTCCCCAGTCGCCTCAATTAGAAATGATTTCGGTGCTGGAAACGCAAATTGATGATTTGAATCCCCAAGCTATCGGCTATGTGTTTGAGGCACTTTTTGAGGCTGGTGCGGTGGATGTTTTCACTCAATCAATTGGTATGAAAAAGTCCCGCCCTGGTGTCTTGCTGACGGTTATCTGCCATCCAGAGCATTTAGCTGCTTGCGAAGCAGTTTTATTCCGCGAAACGACTACACTGGGCATCCGGCGGCTGATGCAGCAACGTTCCATCTTGCAACGGGAAATTCAGCAGCTTGAAACAGATATTGGCTTAATCCGCGTCAAGGTTGCTTGGAGTGGTAGTGATGGAGAAAGAGCGATCGCTAACGTGCAGCCAGAATATGAAGATTGCGCGGCTTTGGCACGGGCTAACAACCTACCCTGGCGTCAAGTGCATCAACTGGCGCTGGATGCTTGGTATAGTCAGCACCGAGCCGCTAGGGGCTTGTGA
- a CDS encoding L-threonylcarbamoyladenylate synthase: protein MATIYTIHPDTPQTRRIEQIVKAMRDGAVILYPTDTVYAIGCDINVKSAVERVRRIKQLSNDKPLTFLCPSLSNIAQYAIVTDAAYRIMRNLIPGPYTFVLPATKLVPRLVMNPKRKTTGIRVPDHIVCQSLLQALGNPIISTSAHLSDENGDTPIVGLEKAELFDQLDNLVDVIVDDDSQVSFEVSTILDLTEQEPVIVRKGLGWEAATAWATSVS, encoded by the coding sequence ATGGCGACCATCTACACCATCCATCCTGATACACCCCAAACACGTCGAATAGAACAAATAGTAAAGGCAATGCGAGATGGTGCTGTAATCCTTTATCCCACAGATACTGTCTACGCGATTGGCTGTGACATTAACGTTAAGTCAGCTGTGGAGCGGGTGAGGCGGATTAAGCAGCTATCGAATGATAAGCCCCTGACGTTCCTGTGTCCGTCTCTGTCTAACATTGCCCAATATGCCATAGTCACCGATGCCGCCTACCGCATTATGAGGAATTTAATCCCAGGCCCCTACACATTTGTGCTACCTGCCACCAAGTTAGTACCCCGACTGGTAATGAACCCTAAACGCAAAACTACAGGCATTCGGGTTCCCGATCATATAGTGTGCCAGTCGCTGTTGCAGGCATTGGGCAATCCGATTATTTCCACATCAGCACATTTATCAGACGAGAATGGGGATACCCCGATAGTGGGTTTGGAGAAGGCGGAACTGTTCGACCAATTGGACAATTTGGTAGACGTAATTGTGGATGATGATTCTCAAGTAAGCTTCGAGGTTTCCACAATTTTAGATTTGACCGAACAGGAACCTGTAATCGTCAGGAAGGGTCTGGGATGGGAGGCTGCTACGGCTTGGGCGACATCGGTCAGTTAA
- a CDS encoding HetZ-related protein, whose amino-acid sequence MTTINSLSQTSDNTFNSAEQLLGFDSQTLTELLVEELRSEIKVMSRHVQAVASRIALEVERICHKSSRIQTSGEISSWQLNLARHRLQKCLSYYRLGSKRGRVELHSNLSAMVYRYVVAPQSQLGFQARYNLIEDFLQEFYVESIKAFRRENQLGADYTPRTQLELAEYMAFSEQYAKRRINLPNRTSQQLVVLRAQSFARRLPSETTMDIEQAVEFPKGEDAQTQSRSAAMQQVRSQLVADTVDPAEAVLRDRVIIELIEYLESQGQQDCVNYLTLKLQDLSAPEIDEFLGLTSRQRDYLQQRFKYHVEKFARQHNWQLVHQWLGADLDQKLGMSSTQWEEFYNQLSPEQQQVLQLKQAQMDNQEIARSLKCTPKQLQKRWTQVLEMAWKVRNQGDL is encoded by the coding sequence ATGACTACTATAAATTCTCTCAGCCAAACTTCTGACAATACGTTTAATTCGGCTGAGCAATTATTAGGATTCGATTCCCAAACTTTGACAGAGCTTTTAGTAGAGGAACTGCGGTCTGAAATCAAAGTGATGTCTAGGCACGTTCAGGCAGTTGCCAGCAGGATTGCGCTGGAGGTGGAACGGATTTGCCACAAGAGTTCCCGCATTCAAACTTCAGGCGAAATCAGTTCCTGGCAGCTAAACTTAGCGCGTCATCGGTTGCAAAAGTGTCTGTCGTACTACCGACTAGGTTCTAAGCGCGGTCGCGTGGAACTGCACAGCAATCTCAGTGCTATGGTTTATCGCTATGTGGTAGCGCCTCAATCTCAGTTAGGTTTTCAAGCTCGCTACAACCTGATTGAGGACTTCTTGCAAGAGTTTTATGTAGAGTCTATCAAAGCTTTCCGGCGGGAAAATCAGCTTGGAGCAGACTATACGCCGCGCACTCAGTTGGAATTGGCGGAGTATATGGCGTTCAGCGAACAGTATGCCAAGCGGCGGATTAATTTGCCGAATCGCACCAGCCAACAGCTGGTTGTGTTGCGGGCGCAGAGCTTTGCTCGTCGCTTGCCCTCTGAGACGACAATGGATATTGAACAGGCGGTCGAGTTTCCCAAGGGTGAGGATGCTCAAACGCAAAGTCGGTCAGCGGCGATGCAACAAGTGCGATCGCAATTAGTTGCTGATACAGTTGACCCAGCGGAAGCTGTTTTGCGCGATCGCGTCATCATTGAACTGATAGAATACCTAGAATCTCAAGGTCAACAGGACTGCGTAAATTACCTTACCTTAAAACTGCAAGACCTTTCCGCTCCTGAAATTGACGAGTTTCTGGGTCTAACCTCGCGCCAGCGTGACTACCTGCAACAGCGCTTCAAGTACCACGTTGAGAAATTCGCTCGTCAGCACAACTGGCAACTGGTGCATCAATGGTTGGGTGCCGACCTTGACCAAAAGTTGGGAATGTCCTCTACTCAGTGGGAAGAGTTTTATAATCAGCTTTCCCCGGAACAGCAGCAGGTGTTGCAGCTAAAACAGGCTCAAATGGACAATCAAGAGATTGCGCGATCGCTCAAATGCACCCCTAAGCAGCTGCAAAAGCGCTGGACTCAAGTCCTAGAAATGGCTTGGAAAGTCCGCAACCAAGGAGACTTATGA
- a CDS encoding PHP domain-containing protein — MAINLVHSASPHPPAQNTTALREVFETIQADSCPSTYNFHMHTICSDGRLKPEELIEQAVVLDLKGLAITDHHSVRGYKAAQCWLDKVFDGSKVDAPHLWTGAEITSKLLEIEVHILCYAFDPEHPAMQLYLQGKAPRGSDAEAANVITAVHQAGGLAVLAHPSRYRLRATELVRAAAEIGIDGMETYYAYNNPSPWKPSPKETTEAIQLATTYRLLNTCGTDTHGLSLLQRL; from the coding sequence ATGGCGATTAATCTTGTTCATTCTGCTTCACCCCATCCCCCAGCGCAAAATACAACAGCGCTCCGGGAGGTCTTTGAGACAATTCAGGCTGATAGCTGTCCCAGTACCTATAACTTCCATATGCACACCATCTGCTCTGATGGTAGGCTGAAGCCAGAAGAGTTGATAGAGCAGGCAGTCGTCCTCGATCTCAAAGGTCTTGCTATTACCGATCATCACTCTGTTCGTGGTTACAAGGCGGCTCAATGTTGGCTAGATAAGGTATTTGATGGCTCTAAAGTGGACGCTCCGCACCTGTGGACTGGTGCGGAAATTACCTCTAAGCTGCTGGAAATAGAAGTCCACATCCTCTGCTATGCCTTTGACCCAGAACATCCCGCAATGCAGCTGTATTTACAAGGCAAGGCACCCAGAGGAAGTGATGCTGAAGCTGCTAATGTAATTACTGCGGTTCATCAAGCTGGTGGCTTGGCGGTTTTGGCGCACCCATCCCGCTATCGCCTTCGGGCCACTGAACTCGTAAGAGCGGCTGCTGAAATAGGTATTGATGGCATGGAAACCTACTATGCTTACAATAACCCTAGCCCCTGGAAACCCAGCCCCAAGGAAACCACGGAGGCAATACAATTGGCTACTACCTATCGTTTGCTAAACACTTGCGGCACTGATACCCACGGCTTGAGCTTGCTTCAACGTTTGTAG
- a CDS encoding response regulator transcription factor codes for MSAQLLLVDDEPGLREAVKEYLQDSGFKVQVASNATDAWQMLQKNVPDLVISDVMMPKVDGYQFLKQLREDPRFKSLPVVFLTARGMTSDRILGYQAGCDAYLPKPFDPEELEAIVKNLLERRTTGANTAGGGSDIEDIKLQIAAIRGMLEDTNRIVQTPSPIRIDLTPREQSVLDLVAEGLMNKEIARRLETSVRNVEKYVSRLFSKTGTNSRTELVRYALEHGLTR; via the coding sequence ATGTCAGCACAATTATTACTGGTAGACGACGAACCTGGATTGCGCGAAGCAGTCAAAGAGTATCTGCAAGATAGTGGTTTTAAGGTTCAGGTTGCCAGTAACGCTACTGACGCATGGCAGATGTTGCAGAAGAACGTACCGGACTTAGTGATTTCGGACGTGATGATGCCCAAGGTGGATGGTTATCAATTCCTCAAGCAGTTGCGGGAAGATCCTCGGTTTAAGAGTCTTCCAGTCGTGTTTTTGACCGCCAGAGGTATGACAAGCGATCGCATACTAGGTTATCAAGCTGGATGCGATGCCTATCTCCCAAAACCTTTTGACCCGGAAGAATTAGAGGCAATAGTCAAAAATTTGCTGGAACGTCGCACAACAGGCGCAAACACAGCAGGCGGTGGCAGCGATATTGAAGATATCAAGCTTCAGATTGCCGCCATCAGGGGAATGTTAGAAGATACCAATCGCATTGTGCAAACACCCTCACCCATCCGCATCGACTTGACTCCCAGAGAACAGAGTGTTTTAGACTTAGTGGCGGAGGGATTGATGAATAAAGAAATTGCCCGTCGTCTGGAAACCAGCGTCCGCAACGTCGAGAAGTACGTCAGCCGCTTGTTTAGTAAAACTGGAACCAATAGCCGCACCGAGTTGGTACGGTATGCCCTGGAACACGGCTTAACTAGGTAA
- the mraY gene encoding phospho-N-acetylmuramoyl-pentapeptide-transferase, which produces MDAKLFSDRSLKFSGTSLLALLAVGLSVGTLIFDWQAGYLAALGISMTLPLCLCAVVTAGLGYWAVPLLQALKTGQFIREDGPQTHLKKAGTPTMGGLFFVPVGVFVALIWSCLTVGVQELAPVMAVSIVTLAYGTIGWVDDWQVIRLRSNKGISPRMKLGLQIGVGVLFCTWLAISQPAGITTISLPFNLALPLGLLFWPLAVFVVVAESNATNLTDGLDGLAAGTCAIALVGLGAIVAPTSPSLMIFCACMSGSCLGFLVHNRNKASVFMGDTGSLALGGALSAVGLLSNNLWALFILSGIFFVEAISVIAQVSYYKATKGPDGIGKRLFKMSPFHNHLELSGWSETQIVGVFYLINSVLALLGLVLH; this is translated from the coding sequence GTGGACGCTAAATTATTTTCCGATCGTTCGTTGAAGTTCTCAGGAACGAGCCTACTAGCGTTGCTGGCGGTTGGGCTAAGTGTGGGAACACTGATTTTCGATTGGCAAGCAGGTTATCTGGCAGCGCTGGGCATTTCTATGACTTTGCCCCTGTGCCTGTGTGCTGTAGTGACGGCGGGATTAGGGTACTGGGCAGTACCCCTCCTGCAAGCATTGAAAACTGGTCAATTTATTCGTGAAGATGGCCCCCAAACTCATCTGAAAAAAGCAGGCACCCCAACGATGGGGGGCTTGTTTTTTGTGCCTGTGGGTGTATTTGTAGCTTTGATTTGGTCTTGCTTAACTGTAGGGGTGCAAGAGCTTGCGCCTGTAATGGCAGTATCAATTGTAACTTTAGCATATGGAACAATTGGCTGGGTTGACGATTGGCAAGTAATCAGACTCCGCTCGAATAAAGGCATCTCGCCCCGGATGAAACTGGGTTTGCAGATTGGGGTAGGTGTGCTTTTTTGTACGTGGCTGGCTATAAGTCAACCTGCGGGGATTACAACTATCTCGTTGCCTTTCAATTTAGCTTTACCTCTGGGGCTGTTGTTCTGGCCTTTGGCGGTTTTTGTTGTGGTAGCGGAGAGTAATGCTACAAACCTCACGGATGGTTTGGATGGACTAGCGGCGGGAACGTGCGCGATCGCTCTAGTTGGACTTGGTGCTATAGTTGCCCCAACCTCGCCCAGTCTGATGATTTTCTGCGCCTGTATGAGTGGCAGTTGTCTAGGCTTTTTGGTTCACAACCGCAACAAAGCCAGCGTTTTCATGGGCGATACAGGTTCCCTGGCACTCGGAGGCGCACTCTCAGCAGTCGGGCTTCTGAGTAACAACCTCTGGGCGCTATTCATACTCAGCGGGATTTTCTTTGTGGAAGCAATTTCGGTAATTGCCCAAGTTAGCTACTACAAAGCCACCAAAGGCCCAGATGGCATCGGCAAGCGCTTGTTTAAAATGTCTCCGTTCCACAACCATCTAGAACTGAGTGGCTGGAGTGAAACGCAGATTGTAGGGGTGTTCTACCTGATTAACAGTGTCTTAGCTTTGTTAGGTCTGGTGCTGCATTAA
- a CDS encoding DUF3134 domain-containing protein, with protein sequence MSDPKFYNPSLREEPRHQLAGIIPLQQEPSILDWLESTGRLLAREVVEDTFMDEDEEIADLMTVDDGAYDDLDDDDDVVEVED encoded by the coding sequence ATGTCCGACCCTAAGTTTTACAATCCGTCTCTGCGCGAAGAACCGCGTCATCAACTGGCTGGTATCATTCCGCTACAACAAGAACCTTCAATTCTCGACTGGCTGGAATCAACAGGGCGGCTGTTGGCGCGTGAAGTCGTAGAAGACACATTTATGGATGAAGATGAAGAAATCGCCGACCTGATGACGGTCGATGATGGTGCTTACGATGACCTAGACGACGATGATGATGTCGTCGAGGTCGAGGATTAA
- a CDS encoding PAP/fibrillin family protein: MMRKAALLEAIAFQNRGLLATETDKTAILAAVAQLEDINPTPRPVEAADLLDGNWRLLYTTSRSLLNIDQVPLFKLGQIYQCIRAKSAKIYNIAEVYGLPYLESIVSVTARFEPLSERRVLVKFERSISGLQRLIGYNSPSDFIQQIESGKNFLALDFGIESRDQKGWLDITYLDNDLRIGRGNEGSVFVLTKVIK, translated from the coding sequence ATAATGAGGAAAGCAGCACTGCTGGAAGCGATCGCTTTTCAAAACCGTGGACTGCTGGCGACAGAAACCGACAAAACAGCCATTCTCGCCGCCGTTGCCCAATTGGAAGACATAAATCCCACACCCCGTCCGGTTGAGGCGGCTGACTTACTAGACGGCAATTGGCGGCTGCTTTATACCACCAGTCGCAGTTTATTAAACATTGACCAGGTTCCATTGTTTAAACTTGGTCAAATCTATCAATGTATTAGGGCAAAATCAGCCAAAATTTACAACATTGCTGAAGTTTACGGCTTACCCTACCTCGAAAGCATAGTCAGCGTTACCGCACGGTTTGAACCGCTTTCTGAACGCCGCGTATTAGTAAAATTTGAGCGTTCCATCTCCGGTTTACAGCGCTTAATCGGCTACAACTCACCCTCTGATTTTATCCAGCAAATTGAAAGCGGGAAAAATTTTCTCGCCTTAGACTTTGGTATCGAAAGCCGCGATCAAAAAGGTTGGCTGGATATCACTTATCTCGACAACGATTTGCGGATAGGTCGAGGCAATGAAGGTAGTGTTTTTGTACTAACAAAAGTCATTAAGTAG
- a CDS encoding PD-(D/E)XK nuclease family protein, with protein MQLNQETLLRLSQGQLNLLETCPRRFQHIYLDKLSSPTHPEQQERLSWGSRFHLLMQQRELGLPVESLVQEDAQLQRWVNALLNAAPELLKTDSTFRQSEHCRTLNFQGYLLTVIYDLLIEDVGNAQIFDWKTHLQPKKRQWLEADWQTRLYLYVLTETSDYLVEQVSMTYWFVQSQPEPKSIKIQYNARKHEQTEKDLKHLLTQLTEWLQRYQDGVDFPQVLESANRCGDCNFAVRCDRVPIASHLRTDEENPINRDLLLNIANIQEVSL; from the coding sequence ATGCAATTAAATCAAGAAACCCTGTTACGACTATCTCAAGGACAACTGAATTTATTAGAAACTTGTCCAAGAAGATTTCAACACATCTACTTAGACAAACTAAGTTCTCCCACCCATCCAGAACAACAAGAAAGATTAAGTTGGGGTAGTCGGTTTCACTTGTTGATGCAGCAGCGAGAACTTGGATTGCCAGTAGAATCGCTGGTGCAGGAAGACGCGCAACTACAACGCTGGGTAAATGCGTTGTTGAATGCAGCACCAGAACTTTTGAAAACAGACTCAACATTTCGTCAAAGCGAACATTGCCGGACACTAAATTTTCAGGGATATTTGCTGACTGTTATCTATGATTTGTTAATTGAAGATGTGGGAAATGCTCAGATTTTTGATTGGAAAACCCATCTTCAACCGAAAAAGCGGCAATGGTTAGAAGCAGATTGGCAAACACGTCTTTATCTCTATGTTTTGACAGAAACAAGCGATTATTTAGTTGAACAAGTTTCTATGACTTACTGGTTTGTTCAGTCTCAACCTGAGCCAAAAAGCATTAAGATACAATACAACGCTAGAAAGCACGAGCAAACGGAAAAAGATTTAAAACACCTGTTGACGCAGCTAACAGAATGGCTGCAACGCTACCAGGATGGGGTTGACTTTCCACAAGTTCTAGAATCTGCTAATCGTTGCGGTGACTGTAATTTTGCGGTGCGATGCGATCGCGTCCCGATCGCATCGCACCTTCGTACTGACGAAGAAAATCCCATTAATAGAGATTTGCTGCTAAATATCGCAAATATTCAGGAAGTTTCTCTGTAA
- a CDS encoding GNAT family N-acetyltransferase: MMDEKNDEAFSNHSSVYVRNLEIDDLAPVYHLGESVFTSDLYPYLYRTWDEWEVIGLYNTDPEYCLVAEIDEQLAGFILGTVISKATWTYGYIIWLGVSPNFQRRGVGDKLVDKLIERMIEDGVRFMLVDTDPANTPAVKFFGRKGFGNTRQHIFLSMNLSKHEYYGRLISYEREKAERAAYKRSRRRPSTQPQGITSEAATKVMVTETPPPTGEDPGRLPDE, from the coding sequence ATGATGGATGAGAAAAATGATGAGGCATTTTCTAATCACTCCTCTGTATATGTCCGCAATCTAGAAATCGACGATCTGGCTCCCGTTTACCACTTGGGAGAATCTGTTTTTACTAGCGATTTGTACCCCTATTTATACAGGACTTGGGACGAATGGGAGGTGATTGGGCTTTACAACACCGATCCAGAATACTGTCTAGTTGCCGAAATTGATGAACAACTAGCAGGATTCATTTTGGGAACGGTTATTAGTAAAGCAACCTGGACTTATGGATATATTATTTGGCTAGGAGTTAGCCCGAATTTTCAGCGCCGGGGTGTAGGAGATAAGCTAGTTGATAAGCTGATAGAAAGGATGATTGAAGATGGAGTGCGGTTCATGCTGGTTGACACCGATCCTGCTAATACTCCAGCTGTAAAATTCTTTGGACGCAAAGGTTTTGGCAATACTCGACAGCACATTTTCTTGTCGATGAACTTGAGCAAGCATGAATATTATGGGAGACTGATTTCCTACGAACGCGAAAAAGCTGAGAGGGCGGCATATAAGCGATCGCGTCGTCGTCCTTCAACGCAACCCCAGGGAATTACCAGCGAAGCTGCAACTAAGGTAATGGTGACAGAAACCCCGCCGCCGACCGGGGAAGATCCCGGTAGATTACCAGATGAATAG